From the genome of Xiphophorus couchianus chromosome 6, X_couchianus-1.0, whole genome shotgun sequence, one region includes:
- the slc25a24l gene encoding solute carrier family 25 member 24, like isoform X3 — MDKDRSMTVDWDEFLHYIILNPVDNIGELVSSWKHSLVKPSNRFWHQKQNVLEGNPGEISVLVFLQVFDVGESRAMPIEFPDNVSGFGAWKTFVLSAGLADAVSRTATAPIDRLKTQLQVLGSKAFSQGFQELREGGLRSMWQGNVVNVLKGTPQSTLQCLIYAQMKVYTQNRSQENLTVQQRFGLGCVSGTVAHAAFYPLEVLKVRLNLQQTGTYHGVVACARSIYKHESMSSFYRGFRPSILCMIPYAGVECAVHQSIMSWAKSNPTYSSDSKLFFFSFVAFASGQISSYPLAVIRTQQQAQAFISDSHPVSGVLSGLTRIYERNGFRGYYNGMGASFVRAIPCTLINYSLTRKFENMFSSMES, encoded by the exons ATGGACAAGGACAGGTCCATGACAGTTGACTGGGATGAATTCCTGCATTATATCATTCTAAACCCGGTGGACAACATCGGAGAGCTCGTTTCCTCGTGGAAACACAGTCTGGTAAAACCTTCAAACAGATTCtggcatcaaaaacaaaacgtaTTGGAGGGAAATCCAGGGGAAATCTCTGTGTTGgtctttctgcaggttttcgATGTGGGCGAGAGTCGTGCGATGCCCATCGAGTTCCCAGACAACGTGTCTGGTTTTGGAGCTTGGAAGACGTTTGTTCTGTCAGCTGGTCTGGCAGATGCGGTTTCTCGAACTGCGACGGCGCCTATAGACCGACTGAAGACCCAACTTCAg GTCCTAGGGTCCAAGGCTTTTTCCCAAGGCTTTCAGGAGCTGAGAGAAGGAGGTTTGCGGTCGATGTGGCAAGGCAACGTTGTCAATGTGCTGAAAGGTACTCCGCAGTCCACACTGCAATGTCTTATCTATGCACAG ATGAAAGTCTACACCCAAAACAGAAGCCAGGAGAATCTGACTGTGCAGCAGCGCTTCGGTTTGGGTTGCGTCTCTGGAACGGTGGCCCATGCTGCTTTCTACCCATTAGAG GTGTTGAAGGTGAGGCTGAACCTGCAGCAAACCGGCACGTATCATGGCGTTGTGGCGTGCGCCCGATCTATTTACAAACATGAGTCCATGTCGTCCTTTTACAGAGGCTTCAGGCCCAGCATCCTCTGCATGATCCCCTATGCAGGTGTGGAGTGTGCGGTTCATCAG TCTATCATGAGCTGGGCAAAAAGCAATCCTACCTACAGTAGCGACTCcaagctgtttttcttcagttttgtgGCTTTTGCTTCTGGGCAAATAAGCAGCTACCCGCTGGCGGTGATCCGGACACAGCAGCAAGCTCAGG CCTTCATCTCAGATTCGCATCCTGTCTCTGGCGTGTTATCAGGACTCACCCGGATATATGAAAGGAACGGATTTAGAGGATATTATAACGGCATGGGAGCCAGCTTCGTAAGAGCGATTCCATGCACGCTAATAAACTACAGCCTGACCAGGAAATTTGAGAATATGTTTTCTTCCATGGAATCTTGA
- the slc25a24l gene encoding solute carrier family 25 member 24, like isoform X1 codes for MDRFRGLFVKLDQNKDGFISMAELHEEMRKHGIISGDGKVQNIMESYDKDKDGLLDYKEFLSYMMDRERKWKIHFHDLDKNNCGVIDQEDIICLFKELGVVISKPNAKKIIQMMDKDRSMTVDWDEFLHYIILNPVDNIGELVSSWKHSLVKPSNRFWHQKQNVLEGNPGEISVLVFLQVFDVGESRAMPIEFPDNVSGFGAWKTFVLSAGLADAVSRTATAPIDRLKTQLQVLGSKAFSQGFQELREGGLRSMWQGNVVNVLKGTPQSTLQCLIYAQMKVYTQNRSQENLTVQQRFGLGCVSGTVAHAAFYPLEVLKVRLNLQQTGTYHGVVACARSIYKHESMSSFYRGFRPSILCMIPYAGVECAVHQSIMSWAKSNPTYSSDSKLFFFSFVAFASGQISSYPLAVIRTQQQAQAFISDSHPVSGVLSGLTRIYERNGFRGYYNGMGASFVRAIPCTLINYSLTRKFENMFSSMES; via the exons ATGGACCGGTTCCGAGGATTGTTTGTGAAACTGGACCAGAACAAGGATGGGTTCATATCAATGGCAGAGCTCCACGAGGAGATGAGGAAACATGGGATCATCTCAGGAGATGGAAAGGTCCAG AATATCATGGAGTCTTATGATAAAGATAAAGATGGGCTGCTGGATTATAAAGAGTTTCTCAGCTACATGATGGACAGAGAGAGGAAATGGAAGATTCACTTTCATGATCTTGACAAGAATAATTGCG GAGTGATTGACCAGGAGGACATCATATGTTTGTTTAAGGAGTTAGGAGTGGTCATATCAAAGccgaatgcaaaaaaaattattcaaat GATGGACAAGGACAGGTCCATGACAGTTGACTGGGATGAATTCCTGCATTATATCATTCTAAACCCGGTGGACAACATCGGAGAGCTCGTTTCCTCGTGGAAACACAGTCTGGTAAAACCTTCAAACAGATTCtggcatcaaaaacaaaacgtaTTGGAGGGAAATCCAGGGGAAATCTCTGTGTTGgtctttctgcaggttttcgATGTGGGCGAGAGTCGTGCGATGCCCATCGAGTTCCCAGACAACGTGTCTGGTTTTGGAGCTTGGAAGACGTTTGTTCTGTCAGCTGGTCTGGCAGATGCGGTTTCTCGAACTGCGACGGCGCCTATAGACCGACTGAAGACCCAACTTCAg GTCCTAGGGTCCAAGGCTTTTTCCCAAGGCTTTCAGGAGCTGAGAGAAGGAGGTTTGCGGTCGATGTGGCAAGGCAACGTTGTCAATGTGCTGAAAGGTACTCCGCAGTCCACACTGCAATGTCTTATCTATGCACAG ATGAAAGTCTACACCCAAAACAGAAGCCAGGAGAATCTGACTGTGCAGCAGCGCTTCGGTTTGGGTTGCGTCTCTGGAACGGTGGCCCATGCTGCTTTCTACCCATTAGAG GTGTTGAAGGTGAGGCTGAACCTGCAGCAAACCGGCACGTATCATGGCGTTGTGGCGTGCGCCCGATCTATTTACAAACATGAGTCCATGTCGTCCTTTTACAGAGGCTTCAGGCCCAGCATCCTCTGCATGATCCCCTATGCAGGTGTGGAGTGTGCGGTTCATCAG TCTATCATGAGCTGGGCAAAAAGCAATCCTACCTACAGTAGCGACTCcaagctgtttttcttcagttttgtgGCTTTTGCTTCTGGGCAAATAAGCAGCTACCCGCTGGCGGTGATCCGGACACAGCAGCAAGCTCAGG CCTTCATCTCAGATTCGCATCCTGTCTCTGGCGTGTTATCAGGACTCACCCGGATATATGAAAGGAACGGATTTAGAGGATATTATAACGGCATGGGAGCCAGCTTCGTAAGAGCGATTCCATGCACGCTAATAAACTACAGCCTGACCAGGAAATTTGAGAATATGTTTTCTTCCATGGAATCTTGA
- the dnajb4 gene encoding dnaJ homolog subfamily B member 4 isoform X2, with product MFFGRKANGRDDEDMEVDGNDPFGSFTTFNLNGFPREGHGGQQRRKQDPPIIHELRVTLEEVFQGCTKKMKISRKRLNPDGRTMRAEDKILTIEIKRGWKEGTKITFPKEGDESPSTIPADIVFVIKDKPHPHFRREGSNIVYPVRVSLRQSLCGCSVTVSSIDGKTSHMKITDVIKPGMRKIVSGQGLPLPKNPNQRGDLVVEFDVNFPDTLPGNAKDVLKRHLPT from the exons ATGTTCTTTGGCCGCAAGGCGAATGGCAGAGATGATGAAGACATGGAAGTAGACGGAAACGACCCTTTTGGCTCCTTCACCACCTTCAACCTGAACGGCTTTCCTCGGGAAGGGCACGGAGGGCAGCAGCGCCGGAAACAGGACCCGCCTATCATCCATGAACTGAGGGTCACCCTGGAGGAGGTCTTCCAGGGCTGCaccaagaaaatgaaaatctcaCGCAAAAGGTTAAATCCAGATGGCAGGACCATGCGGGCGGAGGATAAGATTCTCACTATTGAGATCAAGCGGGGATGGAAAGAGGGAACCAAGATCACGTTCCCAAAGGAGGGAGACGAGTCGCCCAGCACCATTCCTGCCGACATTGTTTTCGTCATCAAGGATAAACCCCATCCTCACTTCAGGAGGGAAGGATCCAACATTGTGTATCCAGTTCGTGTGAGCTTAAGACAg TCTTTGTGCGGATGCTCCGTCACCGTGTCCTCCATAGACGGGAAGACGTCTCACATGAAGATCACCGACGTCATCAAGCCCGGCATGAGGAAAATCGTGTCTGGACAGGGCCTCCCGTTACCCAAAAACCCCAACCAGAGAGGAGATCTGGTGGTAGAGTTTGACGTGAACTTTCCGGACACGTTGCCCGGGAACGCCAAGGACGTGCTGAAGCGGCACTTACCCACATAG
- the dnajb4 gene encoding dnaJ homolog subfamily B member 4 isoform X1, translating to MGRDYYKTLGISKGATEEDIKKAYRKQALKWHPDKNKSAAAEEKFKEIAEAYEVLSDPKKREIYDQYGEEGLKGGNGPAPDGQGTNFTYTFHGDPHATFATFFGGSNPFEMFFGRKANGRDDEDMEVDGNDPFGSFTTFNLNGFPREGHGGQQRRKQDPPIIHELRVTLEEVFQGCTKKMKISRKRLNPDGRTMRAEDKILTIEIKRGWKEGTKITFPKEGDESPSTIPADIVFVIKDKPHPHFRREGSNIVYPVRVSLRQSLCGCSVTVSSIDGKTSHMKITDVIKPGMRKIVSGQGLPLPKNPNQRGDLVVEFDVNFPDTLPGNAKDVLKRHLPT from the exons ATGGGTAGAGACTACTACAAGACACTGGGGATCTCAAAAGGAGCGACAGAGGAGGACATAAAGAAAGCTTACAGAAAACAGGCGCTGAAATGGCATCCGGACAAAAACAAGTCCGCAGCCGCCGAGGAGAAATTTAAGGAGATCGCTGAGGCTTATGAAGTCCTGAGCGACCCGAAGAAAAGAGAGATTTATGATCAGTATGGAGAAGAAG GTCTGAAGGGAGGAAATGGACCTGCTCCTGATGGTCAAGGTACCAACTTCACCTATACCTTCCATGGAGACCCTCATGCCACCTTTGCCACTTTCTTCGGCGGTTCCAACCCCTTTGAGATGTTCTTTGGCCGCAAGGCGAATGGCAGAGATGATGAAGACATGGAAGTAGACGGAAACGACCCTTTTGGCTCCTTCACCACCTTCAACCTGAACGGCTTTCCTCGGGAAGGGCACGGAGGGCAGCAGCGCCGGAAACAGGACCCGCCTATCATCCATGAACTGAGGGTCACCCTGGAGGAGGTCTTCCAGGGCTGCaccaagaaaatgaaaatctcaCGCAAAAGGTTAAATCCAGATGGCAGGACCATGCGGGCGGAGGATAAGATTCTCACTATTGAGATCAAGCGGGGATGGAAAGAGGGAACCAAGATCACGTTCCCAAAGGAGGGAGACGAGTCGCCCAGCACCATTCCTGCCGACATTGTTTTCGTCATCAAGGATAAACCCCATCCTCACTTCAGGAGGGAAGGATCCAACATTGTGTATCCAGTTCGTGTGAGCTTAAGACAg TCTTTGTGCGGATGCTCCGTCACCGTGTCCTCCATAGACGGGAAGACGTCTCACATGAAGATCACCGACGTCATCAAGCCCGGCATGAGGAAAATCGTGTCTGGACAGGGCCTCCCGTTACCCAAAAACCCCAACCAGAGAGGAGATCTGGTGGTAGAGTTTGACGTGAACTTTCCGGACACGTTGCCCGGGAACGCCAAGGACGTGCTGAAGCGGCACTTACCCACATAG
- the slc25a24l gene encoding solute carrier family 25 member 24, like isoform X2 produces MDRFRGLFVKLDQNKDGFISMAELHEEMRKHGIISGDGKVQNIMESYDKDKDGLLDYKEFLSYMMDRERKWKIHFHDLDKNNCGVIDQEDIICLFKELGVVISKPNAKKIIQMMDKDRSMTVDWDEFLHYIILNPVDNIGELVSSWKHSLVFDVGESRAMPIEFPDNVSGFGAWKTFVLSAGLADAVSRTATAPIDRLKTQLQVLGSKAFSQGFQELREGGLRSMWQGNVVNVLKGTPQSTLQCLIYAQMKVYTQNRSQENLTVQQRFGLGCVSGTVAHAAFYPLEVLKVRLNLQQTGTYHGVVACARSIYKHESMSSFYRGFRPSILCMIPYAGVECAVHQSIMSWAKSNPTYSSDSKLFFFSFVAFASGQISSYPLAVIRTQQQAQAFISDSHPVSGVLSGLTRIYERNGFRGYYNGMGASFVRAIPCTLINYSLTRKFENMFSSMES; encoded by the exons ATGGACCGGTTCCGAGGATTGTTTGTGAAACTGGACCAGAACAAGGATGGGTTCATATCAATGGCAGAGCTCCACGAGGAGATGAGGAAACATGGGATCATCTCAGGAGATGGAAAGGTCCAG AATATCATGGAGTCTTATGATAAAGATAAAGATGGGCTGCTGGATTATAAAGAGTTTCTCAGCTACATGATGGACAGAGAGAGGAAATGGAAGATTCACTTTCATGATCTTGACAAGAATAATTGCG GAGTGATTGACCAGGAGGACATCATATGTTTGTTTAAGGAGTTAGGAGTGGTCATATCAAAGccgaatgcaaaaaaaattattcaaat GATGGACAAGGACAGGTCCATGACAGTTGACTGGGATGAATTCCTGCATTATATCATTCTAAACCCGGTGGACAACATCGGAGAGCTCGTTTCCTCGTGGAAACACAGTCTG gttttcgATGTGGGCGAGAGTCGTGCGATGCCCATCGAGTTCCCAGACAACGTGTCTGGTTTTGGAGCTTGGAAGACGTTTGTTCTGTCAGCTGGTCTGGCAGATGCGGTTTCTCGAACTGCGACGGCGCCTATAGACCGACTGAAGACCCAACTTCAg GTCCTAGGGTCCAAGGCTTTTTCCCAAGGCTTTCAGGAGCTGAGAGAAGGAGGTTTGCGGTCGATGTGGCAAGGCAACGTTGTCAATGTGCTGAAAGGTACTCCGCAGTCCACACTGCAATGTCTTATCTATGCACAG ATGAAAGTCTACACCCAAAACAGAAGCCAGGAGAATCTGACTGTGCAGCAGCGCTTCGGTTTGGGTTGCGTCTCTGGAACGGTGGCCCATGCTGCTTTCTACCCATTAGAG GTGTTGAAGGTGAGGCTGAACCTGCAGCAAACCGGCACGTATCATGGCGTTGTGGCGTGCGCCCGATCTATTTACAAACATGAGTCCATGTCGTCCTTTTACAGAGGCTTCAGGCCCAGCATCCTCTGCATGATCCCCTATGCAGGTGTGGAGTGTGCGGTTCATCAG TCTATCATGAGCTGGGCAAAAAGCAATCCTACCTACAGTAGCGACTCcaagctgtttttcttcagttttgtgGCTTTTGCTTCTGGGCAAATAAGCAGCTACCCGCTGGCGGTGATCCGGACACAGCAGCAAGCTCAGG CCTTCATCTCAGATTCGCATCCTGTCTCTGGCGTGTTATCAGGACTCACCCGGATATATGAAAGGAACGGATTTAGAGGATATTATAACGGCATGGGAGCCAGCTTCGTAAGAGCGATTCCATGCACGCTAATAAACTACAGCCTGACCAGGAAATTTGAGAATATGTTTTCTTCCATGGAATCTTGA